In one Thunnus maccoyii chromosome 12, fThuMac1.1, whole genome shotgun sequence genomic region, the following are encoded:
- the exoc3 gene encoding exocyst complex component 3, translated as MEETSREAVATAVQRVAGMLQRSDQLDKVEQYRRREARKKASVEARLKAAIQSQLDGVRTGLTQLHSALLDVKDIQSSLADVSKDWRQSINTIENLKDVKDAVVQHSQLASAVENLKNIFSVPEIVAETQQLIEQAELLQAHRKLMELECSRDDLMYEQYRMDSKNTSDMNLISIYFEDVQGLSDELAKQLWMVLQRSMVTVRRDPTMLVSVVRIIEREEKIDRRMVDRKKQTGFIPPGRPKRWKDKMFEVLEGTVSTRIEGTQAVTREADKMWLVRLLEITRKYVLDDLIVVKNLMVQCFPPHYNTFNRFFSLYHNAVSTRVKELASEDLEANEIVSMLTWVLNTYKSEEMMGHPELRLECDINQLEPLLPQDVVDDLLSKYVQTFTSNITGWLRKALETDKKDWQKETEPEADQDGYYQTTLPAIVFQMFEQNLQVAAQIDGDFKEQVLKLCLKQMNTFLHRYKEEAVTYKEEHLRDRQLPQCYVQYMIAIINNCQTFKESINSLKRKYSQSSEPTEIDTAIAKTLNEVAKEGCQFLLDEVFLDLEHHLNELLTRKWLTGSHAVDTICVTVEDYFNDFNKIKKPFNQEMTSEALRRVVVEYIKAVMQKRITFKNADERREGAERMIKEADQFKFLFRKLAAGEDTDRLCGAIAATAEVFKLTDPTLLFLEVTTLVSKYPDIREEHIQALLAVRGDASREMRQMIIGTLSENKVSYSGVTQPIFKDITVPTITMTTMTTMTSMATAKLLK; from the exons ATGGAGGAGACAAGTCGAGAGGCGGTTGCCACAGCAGTGCAGCGTGTGGCAGGAATGCTACAGAGATCGGACCAGCTAGACAAAGTGGAGCAATACAGAAGAAGAGAGGCCAGAAAGAAGGCCTCTGTGGAGGCCCGGCTGAAG GCAGCCATCCAGTCCCAGCTGGATGGTGTCCGTACTGGACTGACCCAGCTGCACAGTGCCCTGCTGGACGTCAAAGACATCCAGAGCTCACTAGCTGATGTGAGtaaagactggaggcagagCATCAACACCATAGAGAACCTGAAAGATGTCAAGGATGCCGTGGTTCAACACAGTCAGCTGGCCTCTGCTGTGGAAAACCTTAAAAACATCTTCTCAG TCCCAGAGATCGTAGCAGAGACCCAGCAGCTGATAGAGCAGGCAGAGCTGCTGCAGGCCCACAGGAAGCTGATGGAGCTGGAGTGTTCCCGGGATGACCTCATGTATGAGCAGTACCGTATGGACAGCAAGAACACCAGTGACATGAACCTTATCTCCATCTACTTTGAAGAT GTTCAGGGGTTGTCAGATGAGCTGGCCAAACAGTTATGGATGGTACTGCAAAGGTCCATGGTAACAGTTCGTCGTGACCCCACCATGCTGGTTTCAGTGGTTCGTATCATTGAGCGCGAGGAGAAGATTGATCGGCGCATGGTTGACCGTAAGAAGCAGACTGGGTTCATCCCACCAGGGCGACCCAAACGATGGAAGGACAAAATGTTCGAG GTGTTGGAGGGTACAGTCAGCACCCGCATTGAGGGCACCCAGGCAGTGACGAGGGAGGCTGATAAAATGTGGCTGGTTCGTCTTCTGGAAATAACCAGGAAATATGTTCTGGATGACCTCATCGTTGTCAAGAACCTCATGGTTCAGTGCTTCCCCCCTCACTACAACACCTTCAACAG GTTTTTCAGTCTCTACCACAATGCTGTGTCCACTCGTGTCAAAGAACTGGCCTCTGAGGACTTGGAGGCTAATGAGATTGTGTCCATGCTAACCTGGGTCCTCAACACATATAAGag TGAGGAGATGATGGGCCATCCAGAGCTTCGTTTAGAGTGTGACATCAACCAGCTGGAGCCTCTGCTGCCTCAGGATGTGGTGGATGACCTCCTCAGCAAATATGTCCAGACTTTCACA TCTAATATAACAGGCTGGCTGAGGAAGGCCCTGGAAACAGACAAGAAGGACtggcagaaagaaacagagcCTGAGGCTGACCAGGACGGATACTACCAGACCACACTGCCCGCCATTGTCTTTCAG ATGTTTGAACAGAACCTGCAAGTCGCTGCACAAATCGACGGGGATTTCAAAGAGCAGGTTCTGAAGCTCTGCCTGAAACAGATGAACACATTCCTCCACAG GTACAAAGAGGAGGCAGTGACCTACAAAGAGGAGCACCTGAGAGACCGGCAGCTGCCTCAGTGTTATGTGCAGTACATGATAGCCATCATTAACAACTGCCAGACATTCAA AGAGTCCATCAACAGTCTGAAGAGGAAGTACTCTCAGTCTTCAGAGCCCACTGAAATTGACACTGCCATAGCAAAGACACTCAATGAGGTGGCCAAAGAGGGATGTCAGTTCCTATTGGATGAAGTCTTCCTAGACCTTGAA CATCACCTGAATGAACTGCTGACCAGGAAGTGGCTAACTGGCTCTCATGCTGTGGACACCATCTGTGTGACAGTGGAGGACTACTTCAATGACTTCAACAAGATTAAAAAACCCTTCAACCAG GAGATGACAAGTGAGGCCCTGCGCAGAGTGGTAGTGGAGTACATCAAAGCAGTGATGCAGAAGAGGATCACCTTTAAGAACGCTgatgagaggagggaaggagctGAGAGGATGATCAAAGAGGCCGATCAGTTCAAGTTTCTCTTCAGAAAACTGGCTGCT GGTGAAGACACAGACCGTCTTTGTGGTGCCATCGCTGCCACCGCTGAAGTCTTCAAACTGACTGACCCAACTCTGCTGTTCCTGGAGGTCACCACTCTGGTGTCTAAATACCCTGACATCAG GGAGGAGCACATCCAGGCATTGCTGGCGGTGCGTGGTGATGCTAGCAGGGAAATGCGCCAGATGATTATTGGGACTCTCAGTGAGAACAAAGTATCCTATTCTGGTGTCACACAGCCCATCTTCAAAGACATCACCGTGCCCACCATCACCATGACGACCATGACTACCATGACCTCCATGGCAACTGCAAAGCTGCTCAAATAA